The Chloroflexota bacterium genome contains a region encoding:
- a CDS encoding DUF2029 domain-containing protein: protein MARGTAASDAPRGVARSVNDTPDGAGAVVIADRAEVGDVGSPSHVTRQAVVAMLAVLALVGVWNLYTALSTSPWVWHDFAQDYIAAEDALAGQNPFRPQNDRLGELFGVRPPDKEPAYSFHPPTTIPFFLPLAPLPYPVAFWAWAAFQLVCLWGIVELTARALGHRLSLPLGIVVTLALVALWPVRESFVEGQLNVPVAAGIVGCWYALRVGRPGLAGVALALAVALKPLAGLFVLWVLWRREWRLFFSALATGAVFAVVGAALSGVQGTLDYVTTAYPLHAALWPGYQDNASPQGLFTRLFGPSDWRPRPPYPIPGLSRALTLGSWAVAVGLLFWRIGWRRPDAERLNREFAALGATMLLVTPIIWPHYYAVLLAPVAVFVADLWRRRAWVWLGLLAAALVLLWVPRDLHAWLERLSLAPRAYGTLQLPGLLVVYAVGLACLWRQRPAPAEDARPATPAHP from the coding sequence GAAGCGTCAACGACACGCCAGACGGCGCGGGCGCTGTCGTGATCGCCGACCGCGCCGAGGTTGGGGACGTCGGCTCGCCTTCCCACGTGACGCGACAGGCCGTCGTCGCCATGCTGGCCGTGCTGGCGCTCGTTGGTGTCTGGAACCTCTACACCGCCCTCAGCACCAGCCCCTGGGTCTGGCACGACTTTGCGCAGGACTACATCGCGGCCGAGGATGCCCTGGCCGGCCAGAACCCGTTCCGCCCCCAGAACGACCGCCTGGGCGAGCTGTTCGGGGTGCGTCCGCCGGACAAGGAGCCGGCCTACAGCTTCCACCCCCCGACGACCATCCCCTTCTTCCTGCCGCTGGCGCCGCTGCCCTATCCGGTGGCGTTCTGGGCCTGGGCCGCGTTCCAGCTTGTCTGCCTCTGGGGCATTGTCGAGCTGACGGCGCGGGCGCTGGGCCACAGACTCAGCCTGCCGCTGGGGATCGTGGTGACGCTGGCGCTGGTCGCGCTCTGGCCGGTCCGCGAGAGCTTTGTCGAAGGCCAACTGAACGTCCCGGTCGCGGCGGGCATCGTCGGCTGCTGGTACGCCTTGCGCGTCGGGCGGCCAGGGCTGGCCGGGGTGGCGCTGGCGCTGGCGGTGGCGCTCAAGCCGCTGGCCGGCCTCTTCGTGCTGTGGGTGCTCTGGCGGCGCGAATGGCGGCTCTTCTTCAGCGCGCTGGCGACGGGGGCGGTCTTCGCTGTCGTCGGGGCGGCACTCTCCGGTGTCCAGGGCACGCTCGACTACGTCACCACCGCCTATCCGCTCCACGCGGCCCTCTGGCCGGGCTACCAGGACAACGCCTCGCCGCAGGGTCTGTTCACCCGCCTCTTCGGCCCGAGCGACTGGCGTCCCCGTCCGCCCTACCCAATCCCCGGCCTGAGCCGCGCCCTGACCCTGGGAAGCTGGGCGGTCGCCGTCGGGCTGTTGTTCTGGCGGATCGGCTGGCGGCGGCCGGACGCCGAACGCCTGAACCGCGAGTTCGCGGCCCTCGGCGCGACCATGCTGCTGGTGACGCCGATCATCTGGCCGCACTACTACGCTGTCCTGCTCGCCCCGGTCGCCGTCTTCGTGGCCGACCTCTGGCGGCGGCGGGCCTGGGTCTGGCTCGGGCTGCTGGCGGCGGCGCTCGTGCTGCTGTGGGTACCGCGTGACCTCCACGCGTGGCTCGAACGCCTGTCGCTTGCGCCGCGCGCCTACGGTACGCTGCAACTGCCGGGGCTGCTGGTGGTCTACGCCGTCGGGCTGGCCTGCCTGTGGCGGCAACGGCCTGCCCCGGCGGAAGACGCTCGCCCAGCGACGCCGGCGCACCCATGA
- a CDS encoding glycosyltransferase family 39 protein yields the protein MSASPPTASQDASSSHSALETPFLDPGGRAHWIILAAVLALSALFRLPWLGSVPNGLFLDEASRGYDAYALLRTGADQYGVRWPLFAEGLDDYTPTLYTLLAIPSIAALGLTETAVRLPAALVGILTVLTVWLCGRQLLGPTPALVGAALVAVSPWHILPSRTGAEWALLPCFMTAGLWLLLRGRQDGRALALAGAVFGVGLYSYAFARLLVPLLVLGFAVLWWRDLRRHWPWALAGALILAACAVPLIQFGLTPAGQARLQTVVPLDRYRGLALIPYALGNFAAYFGPGFLVWGSEPTHHHRLAGFGPVLWVMVPLALVGLYPCVRHPSRGRLLLLWWILAAPASAALHRESPSSALMLGGVGSWQLLAGLGAWQLLAFTPRVARQRTAIVAALALGYAVTALLVARALFLEYPRYAAEDWLAGSREVVTFLERRAPGYDGILVSDRLPTPHVLVLFFAQVDPFTYQPTALHVRQPNVRSRGDLGAYHFGRTGELLERPGRFLVWLPADEARSLFRDRQPLFSSPMPDGHPWQQVYEIERR from the coding sequence ATGAGCGCGTCGCCGCCAACCGCGAGCCAGGACGCCTCTTCGAGTCACTCTGCGCTCGAGACACCGTTCCTGGACCCAGGCGGTCGCGCGCACTGGATCATCCTGGCCGCCGTCCTGGCGCTGTCGGCGCTCTTTCGTCTCCCGTGGCTCGGCAGCGTCCCGAACGGTCTGTTCCTGGACGAGGCCTCGCGCGGGTACGACGCCTACGCCCTGCTGAGGACCGGGGCCGATCAGTATGGCGTCCGCTGGCCCCTCTTCGCCGAGGGCCTGGACGACTACACCCCGACCCTCTACACGCTGCTGGCGATCCCGAGCATCGCCGCGCTCGGCCTGACCGAGACGGCCGTTCGGCTGCCGGCCGCGCTGGTGGGCATCCTGACCGTCCTCACAGTCTGGTTGTGCGGCCGCCAGTTGCTCGGCCCGACCCCGGCGCTGGTCGGCGCGGCGCTGGTTGCCGTCTCGCCCTGGCACATCCTGCCGAGCCGGACCGGCGCGGAGTGGGCGCTGCTGCCGTGCTTCATGACAGCCGGGCTGTGGCTGCTGCTGCGCGGTCGACAGGATGGCCGTGCCCTGGCACTGGCTGGAGCGGTTTTCGGGGTCGGGCTGTACAGCTACGCCTTCGCCCGCCTGCTGGTCCCCCTGCTGGTGCTCGGGTTCGCCGTGCTCTGGTGGCGCGACCTGCGCCGCCACTGGCCGTGGGCGCTGGCCGGCGCGCTGATCCTGGCCGCCTGCGCCGTTCCACTGATCCAGTTCGGGCTGACGCCGGCCGGGCAGGCCCGCCTCCAGACGGTCGTGCCGCTCGACCGCTACCGTGGACTGGCGCTGATCCCCTATGCCCTGGGCAACTTCGCCGCGTACTTCGGGCCGGGCTTCCTGGTCTGGGGGTCCGAGCCGACCCACCATCACCGGCTGGCCGGCTTCGGCCCGGTCCTCTGGGTGATGGTCCCGCTGGCGTTGGTGGGGCTGTACCCCTGCGTGCGCCACCCGTCACGCGGCCGGCTCCTCCTGCTCTGGTGGATACTGGCCGCCCCGGCCAGCGCGGCCCTGCACCGCGAAAGCCCTTCGTCCGCGCTGATGCTCGGCGGGGTCGGCTCGTGGCAGTTGCTGGCGGGGCTGGGAGCATGGCAGCTGCTCGCCTTCACGCCAAGGGTGGCGCGCCAACGAACGGCTATCGTCGCTGCCCTGGCGCTCGGCTACGCGGTCACGGCCCTGCTGGTCGCCCGGGCGCTCTTCCTGGAGTACCCGCGCTACGCCGCCGAGGACTGGCTGGCCGGCAGTCGAGAGGTCGTGACGTTCCTGGAACGGCGAGCGCCCGGCTACGACGGTATCCTGGTCAGCGACCGGCTGCCGACACCGCATGTACTGGTGCTGTTCTTCGCCCAGGTCGATCCGTTCACCTACCAGCCGACGGCGCTCCACGTCCGGCAGCCGAACGTTCGGTCGCGGGGCGATCTCGGCGCCTATCACTTCGGGCGTACTGGAGAGCTGCTGGAGCGTCCGGGGCGGTTCCTCGTCTGGCTGCCGGCCGACGAGGCGCGCAGCCTGTTCCGCGACCGCCAGCCACTCTTCTCGTCGCCGATGCCGGACGGCCATCCGTGGCAGCAGGTGTACGAGATCGAGCGCCGTTGA
- a CDS encoding DUF2029 domain-containing protein: protein MSVAATSPADRRTASPTSGLLLALGLVLLSLTGVFQLVGAWNEGLSGGRDFVQDYAAVVKIVDGRNPYEPYNDVTQALFGGPPHKGALYSFHAPTSLPLLLWLAPFAKTGGYTGAFMAWGLFSLVCLWLVCWLTLRVLNVAWPLLFGLLLAFALIILPAVRECFEEGQLNVAVAAGMVGCWAARREGRSRLAGVLLALAFALKPIPGLFFIYYAWRRDMQLLLAAAVTLAVLSVFGVGLAGITGTVQWATVNYPSHADVWPGYPDNASVRGFFTRVFGPSEWRPRPPFPLPYAATLLWAAVGGLLMLAAVAVARGGFRVREARPWEGERSPVREQLSRLDPLPLAREDARGDLEIAALTVLTLLVTPIVWPHYYVVLIMPVAVVAVYLARLALDGSAWTRPAWLDLPHAPGASASPNAPTTPPGAYDARRRVLPTVAIIALGLATLLLGSAQYVEPFRGVGGQLLTALLIVFGASLVALGWCVRDQGRGVKPADAR, encoded by the coding sequence ATGAGCGTCGCTGCCACCTCGCCCGCCGACCGCCGAACGGCCAGCCCGACATCTGGCCTGCTGCTCGCCCTGGGGCTGGTCCTCCTGTCGCTGACGGGCGTCTTCCAGCTGGTCGGGGCCTGGAACGAGGGGCTGAGCGGCGGCCGGGATTTCGTGCAGGACTACGCTGCCGTCGTCAAGATCGTGGACGGCCGTAACCCGTACGAGCCGTACAACGACGTGACGCAGGCCCTGTTCGGCGGGCCGCCACACAAGGGCGCGCTGTACAGCTTCCACGCTCCGACCTCGTTGCCGCTGCTGCTCTGGCTCGCGCCGTTCGCGAAGACGGGCGGGTACACCGGCGCATTCATGGCCTGGGGACTGTTCAGCCTGGTCTGCCTCTGGCTCGTCTGCTGGCTGACCTTGCGCGTCCTGAACGTTGCGTGGCCGCTGCTGTTCGGCCTGTTGCTGGCGTTCGCGCTGATCATCCTGCCGGCCGTCCGCGAATGCTTCGAGGAAGGCCAACTGAACGTCGCCGTGGCGGCCGGCATGGTCGGATGCTGGGCGGCGCGCCGCGAGGGCCGCTCGCGGCTGGCCGGCGTCCTGCTGGCCCTGGCATTCGCCTTGAAGCCGATACCGGGCCTCTTCTTCATCTACTACGCGTGGCGGCGGGACATGCAGCTGCTGCTGGCCGCCGCCGTGACCCTGGCAGTCCTGAGCGTCTTCGGCGTGGGGCTGGCCGGCATCACCGGCACAGTCCAGTGGGCCACAGTCAACTATCCGTCGCACGCGGACGTCTGGCCGGGCTACCCGGACAACGCCTCGGTGCGTGGCTTCTTCACCCGCGTCTTCGGGCCAAGCGAGTGGCGTCCACGCCCGCCGTTCCCGCTGCCGTACGCCGCGACGCTGCTCTGGGCCGCGGTTGGCGGCCTGCTGATGCTGGCCGCCGTGGCCGTGGCCCGGGGCGGCTTCCGCGTCCGCGAGGCGCGTCCGTGGGAAGGCGAGCGCTCGCCCGTCCGCGAGCAGTTGTCGCGGCTGGATCCGCTGCCCTTGGCCCGCGAGGACGCGCGCGGCGACCTGGAGATCGCCGCGCTGACGGTGCTGACGCTGCTGGTCACGCCGATTGTCTGGCCACACTACTACGTCGTGCTGATCATGCCGGTGGCGGTCGTGGCCGTCTACCTGGCGCGACTGGCGCTCGACGGCTCGGCCTGGACCCGCCCGGCCTGGCTGGACCTGCCGCACGCGCCCGGCGCCTCCGCGTCGCCAAACGCCCCGACGACCCCGCCCGGAGCCTACGACGCGCGCCGCCGGGTGCTCCCCACCGTCGCCATCATCGCGTTGGGGCTGGCGACGCTGCTGCTCGGCAGCGCCCAGTACGTCGAGCCGTTCCGAGGCGTCGGCGGGCAGCTGCTGACGGCGCTGCTGATCGTGTTCGGCGCGTCGCTGGTGGCGCTCGGCTGGTGCGTGCGCGATCAGGGACGGGGCGTCAAGCCGGCCGACGCGAGGTAG
- a CDS encoding SGNH/GDSL hydrolase family protein, with protein sequence MSVLTGARTTASPAATGARPAVGWRGKLLLLGFGLLIGLAAVEVVLRVLGPRLPVVNSLTSIATFQTYHPIYGFFHRPGASGWIETPEFVSHVAINAWGLREREIAPARPAGTFRVLVLGDSFVEGAQVPVEDTVTRKLETLLMSAANGRPVQVINAGNAGFGTAQELLFLENDGKAYQPDLVVLVYFVDNDLPDNGFRVARERKLDTTRRPFFVPDGKGGIVLRPGQPPETDRLELVRPLLRRSVTYNMVENLTRWQEKHDQEQAQIGKNRPTYLADPPDEWDEAWWVTEQLLGRVQQSAQGMGADLVVMTAPAFYQLDGDAWRWLVGGDTRERNRYDQDAPNRRLAEIAQRQGLRLLDILPATRAAYEEGAQLYFPADGHWTSAGHAFAASQLADYLASAGLTPRP encoded by the coding sequence ATGTCTGTGCTGACTGGCGCGCGCACCACCGCCTCACCTGCCGCCACTGGCGCCCGTCCCGCCGTTGGTTGGCGCGGCAAGCTGCTCCTGCTGGGGTTCGGTCTGCTGATCGGGCTGGCGGCCGTCGAGGTGGTCCTGCGGGTGCTCGGGCCGCGCCTGCCTGTCGTCAACAGCCTGACGAGTATCGCCACCTTCCAGACCTATCACCCGATCTACGGCTTCTTCCACCGTCCAGGTGCGAGCGGCTGGATCGAGACGCCCGAGTTCGTTTCGCACGTCGCCATCAACGCCTGGGGCCTCCGTGAACGTGAGATCGCACCGGCCAGACCAGCGGGAACGTTTCGGGTTCTGGTGCTGGGCGATTCGTTCGTCGAGGGGGCGCAGGTGCCCGTCGAGGACACGGTTACCCGCAAGCTGGAAACGCTGCTGATGAGTGCCGCCAACGGCCGGCCGGTCCAGGTCATCAATGCCGGCAACGCCGGCTTCGGCACGGCCCAGGAGCTGCTCTTCCTCGAAAACGACGGCAAGGCGTATCAGCCCGATCTGGTGGTGCTGGTCTACTTCGTGGACAACGACCTGCCCGACAACGGCTTCCGCGTGGCCCGCGAGCGCAAGCTCGACACGACGCGGCGACCGTTCTTCGTGCCGGACGGCAAGGGCGGGATCGTGCTGCGGCCGGGCCAGCCACCCGAGACGGATCGGCTCGAACTGGTGCGCCCGTTGCTGCGCCGGTCGGTCACCTACAACATGGTCGAGAACCTGACCCGCTGGCAGGAGAAGCACGACCAGGAGCAGGCCCAGATCGGCAAGAACCGACCGACCTACCTGGCCGATCCGCCAGATGAATGGGATGAGGCGTGGTGGGTCACCGAGCAACTGCTGGGACGCGTGCAGCAGTCAGCTCAGGGGATGGGGGCCGATCTGGTGGTGATGACCGCGCCGGCCTTCTATCAGCTTGACGGCGATGCCTGGCGCTGGCTGGTGGGCGGCGATACCCGCGAGCGCAACCGCTACGACCAGGATGCGCCGAATCGCCGGCTGGCCGAGATCGCGCAGCGCCAGGGATTGCGGCTGCTCGACATCCTGCCGGCGACCCGCGCCGCCTACGAGGAGGGCGCGCAGTTGTACTTCCCGGCCGACGGGCACTGGACGAGCGCCGGCCACGCATTTGCAGCCAGCCAGCTTGCAGACTACCTCGCGTCGGCCGGCTTGACGCCCCGTCCCTGA
- a CDS encoding sulfurtransferase, giving the protein MPKSFKDMVAEGRDGTPMVSPRETQRRMKDEPNTLVVDVRDAQDLAGTGIIPGAVNVSLGTLPLRADQELPESFRNPDLQDRDRPIITTCGGGGQASLAAKVLKDMGFSNVSILEGGTNGWKAAGLETVQPK; this is encoded by the coding sequence GTGCCAAAGAGCTTCAAGGACATGGTGGCCGAGGGCCGTGACGGCACGCCGATGGTGAGCCCGCGGGAGACCCAGCGGCGCATGAAGGACGAGCCGAACACGCTGGTGGTGGATGTGCGGGATGCCCAGGATCTGGCGGGGACGGGCATCATCCCCGGCGCAGTCAACGTGTCGCTCGGGACGCTGCCGCTGCGGGCCGACCAGGAGCTGCCCGAGAGCTTCCGCAATCCTGACCTGCAGGACCGCGACCGCCCGATCATCACCACCTGCGGCGGCGGTGGGCAGGCCTCGCTGGCGGCCAAGGTGCTCAAGGACATGGGCTTCAGCAACGTGAGCATCCTTGAGGGCGGCACCAACGGCTGGAAGGCGGCCGGCCTGGAGACCGTTCAGCCGAAGTAG
- a CDS encoding LLM class flavin-dependent oxidoreductase, with protein MELGVFHEFSRLPGESEADVFTSGFEIVDAAERWGLDVMWLAEHHFVSNSVLASPLAIAAAIAGRTERMKIGTAVQVLPLGNPLRLAEEWASVDQLSRGRLIFGVGRSGFARTYHGYGISYAESRERFAEALAVIKQAWTEPSLTFHGAYYDYDNVAVMPKPYQQPHPPIRVAATTPETFPVLGRQGYPCFGAVRQGNLTDLIPDIQAYRAAWREAGHPGEGGVFLRIPIYIAETAAQAQDEPHRSIMDFYRAMGDQLIESSREPGVGDAEIRRTRGEALLEITYEEVQREKVVIGTPEQVVARLGQLRDELGIAGVLAELNCGRNIPHPNVMRSLQLLCTEVMPALSRVPA; from the coding sequence ATGGAGCTGGGCGTCTTCCATGAGTTCTCGCGGCTGCCCGGCGAGAGCGAGGCCGACGTGTTCACCTCCGGCTTCGAGATCGTCGATGCCGCTGAGCGCTGGGGCCTCGACGTGATGTGGCTGGCCGAACACCACTTCGTGAGTAACTCGGTGCTGGCGTCGCCGCTGGCCATCGCGGCGGCCATCGCCGGGCGTACCGAACGCATGAAGATCGGCACGGCAGTCCAGGTGCTGCCGCTCGGCAACCCGCTGCGGCTGGCCGAGGAGTGGGCGAGCGTCGATCAGCTGAGCCGGGGCCGCCTGATCTTCGGGGTCGGGCGGAGCGGCTTCGCGCGGACCTATCACGGCTACGGCATCTCCTACGCCGAGAGCCGCGAGCGGTTCGCCGAGGCGCTGGCCGTCATCAAGCAGGCCTGGACCGAGCCGTCCCTGACCTTCCACGGCGCATACTACGACTACGACAACGTCGCCGTGATGCCGAAACCGTACCAGCAGCCCCACCCACCGATCCGCGTGGCCGCTACGACCCCTGAGACGTTTCCCGTGCTGGGGCGGCAGGGCTACCCGTGCTTCGGAGCCGTGCGGCAAGGCAACCTCACAGACCTGATCCCCGACATCCAGGCGTATCGAGCAGCGTGGCGCGAGGCCGGCCACCCTGGTGAGGGCGGCGTGTTCCTGCGTATCCCGATCTACATCGCGGAGACGGCGGCCCAGGCCCAGGACGAGCCGCACCGCAGCATCATGGACTTCTACCGCGCGATGGGCGATCAGTTGATCGAGTCGTCGCGCGAGCCGGGCGTGGGCGACGCCGAGATCCGCCGGACGCGCGGCGAAGCCCTGCTGGAGATCACCTACGAGGAGGTCCAGCGGGAGAAGGTCGTCATCGGCACGCCTGAACAGGTGGTCGCGCGGCTCGGGCAGCTGCGCGATGAGCTGGGCATCGCCGGGGTGCTGGCCGAGTTGAACTGTGGCCGGAATATCCCGCACCCGAACGTGATGCGCTCGCTGCAGCTCCTGTGTACCGAAGTGATGCCAGCCCTGAGCCGGGTGCCCGCCTGA